One stretch of Candidatus Binataceae bacterium DNA includes these proteins:
- a CDS encoding oligopeptide transporter, OPT family, protein MAWLSAAPPSSGDDAPPREITPRAIALGLALALLLGAANAYLGLYAGMTVSASIPAAVISMAVLRALGRATILENNVVQTIASAGEAVAAGAIFTFPALVVLGETGALSYRDVTMLSAAGAVMGSLLVVFLRRAYIVEERLPFPEGVACAEVLRAGEAEGASAMPLLWGGLAAAALKAAQDIVGALPQAVQSAQWAGEYVLAGAIDVSAALPAIGYIIGIRIASLVFGGGALAWLVAIPIASAYHPELRNLDPQAAAHTIWSGQVRYLGVGAMLVGGVATLWRLREPIGRALRESIRMARATHAVAVAREDRDLSTAAVLGAVALVTPLIFAICLILSGSVLLSAVLSLALAFIGFFATAIAGYLTGIVGASNNPVSGVTIIVLLAIAVLLKLWGVPAGIGPHLAITAGAVVCTAAAMAGDSLHDLATGYHVGATPRALEISVLVGALGSSLLMAPILNMLIRGYGIAGTAGARAGALAAPQAFLMAKVAQGVFAGGLPWRMIAAGALLAAVLVGADRILERRGTRWRTPVMPVAIGLYLPLGLSVAIFLGALTREALGGSTRESGGGSGLLYAAGMVAGEALMGVMSGALVTAGIKLPLW, encoded by the coding sequence GTGGCCTGGCTGAGCGCAGCGCCGCCCTCCTCCGGCGACGACGCGCCGCCGCGTGAAATCACGCCGCGCGCGATCGCACTTGGCCTGGCACTCGCGCTGCTGCTCGGCGCGGCTAACGCCTACCTCGGGCTTTATGCCGGCATGACCGTCTCGGCGAGCATCCCGGCCGCGGTGATCTCGATGGCGGTGCTGCGGGCGCTCGGCCGCGCGACGATTCTCGAGAACAACGTGGTGCAGACGATTGCCTCAGCCGGAGAAGCCGTCGCGGCGGGCGCGATTTTCACATTCCCTGCGCTGGTCGTGCTGGGCGAGACCGGCGCGCTGTCGTACCGCGACGTCACGATGCTGTCCGCGGCCGGCGCCGTGATGGGCAGTCTGCTGGTGGTTTTTCTGCGCCGCGCCTATATCGTCGAAGAGCGCCTGCCCTTTCCGGAGGGCGTCGCGTGCGCCGAGGTGCTCCGCGCGGGCGAAGCCGAAGGCGCGAGTGCGATGCCGCTTTTGTGGGGCGGACTCGCGGCAGCCGCGCTCAAGGCCGCGCAGGATATCGTGGGCGCACTCCCTCAAGCGGTGCAGTCCGCACAATGGGCCGGCGAGTACGTGCTGGCCGGCGCGATCGACGTCTCTGCGGCGCTGCCGGCGATCGGCTACATCATCGGGATTCGAATCGCGAGCCTGGTCTTCGGCGGCGGCGCCTTAGCCTGGCTCGTCGCAATACCGATCGCGAGCGCGTACCACCCGGAGTTGCGCAATCTCGACCCGCAGGCTGCCGCGCACACAATCTGGAGCGGACAGGTGCGCTACCTCGGGGTCGGCGCGATGCTGGTGGGAGGAGTGGCGACGCTCTGGCGGCTGCGGGAACCCATCGGCCGCGCCCTCCGCGAGAGCATCCGGATGGCGCGCGCGACTCACGCGGTCGCCGTCGCCCGCGAGGACCGCGACCTCTCGACAGCCGCGGTGCTGGGCGCCGTCGCGCTCGTAACCCCGCTGATTTTCGCGATCTGCCTGATTCTCTCGGGAAGCGTCCTGCTGAGCGCCGTGCTGTCGCTCGCGCTGGCGTTCATCGGTTTCTTCGCCACCGCGATCGCCGGCTACCTGACCGGGATCGTCGGCGCGTCGAACAATCCGGTTTCAGGCGTGACGATTATCGTGCTGCTGGCGATCGCGGTGCTGCTCAAGCTCTGGGGCGTGCCGGCGGGGATCGGGCCGCATCTGGCGATTACCGCCGGCGCCGTCGTATGTACGGCTGCCGCGATGGCCGGCGATTCATTGCATGACCTCGCAACCGGATACCACGTCGGGGCGACGCCGCGCGCGCTCGAAATCTCGGTGCTGGTGGGCGCGCTCGGCTCGTCGCTGCTGATGGCGCCGATCCTGAACATGCTGATTCGCGGCTATGGAATCGCGGGGACAGCGGGCGCGCGCGCGGGCGCGCTGGCCGCGCCTCAAGCGTTCCTGATGGCCAAGGTTGCGCAAGGAGTTTTTGCGGGCGGCCTGCCCTGGCGCATGATCGCGGCGGGCGCCTTGCTGGCCGCGGTGCTGGTTGGCGCCGATCGGATCCTCGAGCGGCGCGGCACGCGATGGCGCACGCCCGTGATGCCGGTCGCGATCGGCCTCTACCTGCCGCTCGGCTTGAGCGTCGCAATCTTTTTGGGCGCGCTCACACGCGAGGCGCTTGGCGGCAGCACGCGAGAGAGCGGCGGCGGCTCGGGGCTGCTGTACGCGGCGGGGATGGTGGCGGGCGAGGCGCTGATGGGCGTGATGAGCGGCGCGCTGGTAACCGCAGGTATCAAGCTGCCGCTTTGGTGA